One bacterium genomic region harbors:
- a CDS encoding ATP-dependent DNA helicase translates to MLHSHQKILQETFGLNQFRLGQKEIIEDVLKSEDVMAVLPTGGGKSLCYQMAAVAKNELVIVVSPLIALMKDQVAGLHKRGIPAGALYSGQTMDEKRKVFEDISRGGKFLLYLSPERTQKDAFKNWIKPRKIALFAIDEAHCVSQWGHDFREEYAQLGMLKDIRPDVPVLALTASATPLVLGDIAKHLKLKNAKKHIHGFYRKNLYYQVEMCTNTHEKMAFVKQALAQNPTGRVIIYCGTRKVTEEVASELSRGFTGVSYYHAGIGNEERHTVQDDYAQGNSRILVATNAFGMGIDHPDVRLVIHFNMPANIDSLYQEMGRAGRDGHPSTCILLFEKRDKGLQAYFIQSSDAPAEIKNSRWNTLNALLDYADSGECRHGEILTYYRDAQRIKSCGHCDVCDPASSRKIAKPVFEAKNETRASVKTKKSRTSVTDGPLTNLEELRFQLLREWRKKMADDLDVPAFVVFSDRTLKDVAKLNPHNLTSLEKVHGFGKVKIDRFGREILGVLGQ, encoded by the coding sequence GTGCTTCATTCTCATCAAAAAATTTTGCAAGAAACTTTTGGCTTAAACCAATTTCGTTTGGGTCAGAAAGAAATTATAGAAGACGTGTTAAAGAGTGAAGACGTGATGGCCGTGCTCCCCACCGGCGGGGGTAAATCGCTGTGTTATCAAATGGCGGCCGTGGCTAAAAATGAACTGGTTATTGTTGTGTCGCCACTCATTGCGCTGATGAAAGACCAAGTGGCGGGGCTTCATAAACGCGGAATTCCGGCGGGAGCACTTTATTCTGGCCAGACCATGGATGAAAAACGAAAAGTATTTGAAGACATTTCTCGTGGCGGAAAATTTTTGTTATATCTCTCTCCCGAACGCACCCAAAAAGACGCTTTTAAAAACTGGATTAAACCCCGCAAGATTGCTCTTTTTGCCATCGACGAAGCACACTGTGTATCGCAATGGGGACACGATTTTAGAGAAGAATATGCACAGTTGGGAATGCTTAAAGATATTAGGCCCGATGTACCCGTATTGGCTCTTACCGCCTCGGCCACTCCTTTAGTATTGGGTGATATTGCCAAACACCTTAAATTAAAAAACGCAAAAAAGCATATCCACGGGTTTTATCGTAAAAACTTGTATTACCAGGTAGAAATGTGCACCAACACGCACGAAAAAATGGCCTTTGTTAAACAAGCACTTGCCCAAAACCCCACCGGCCGTGTGATTATTTATTGCGGCACGCGCAAAGTAACCGAAGAAGTGGCCAGCGAATTAAGCCGCGGTTTTACAGGTGTATCCTATTATCACGCCGGTATTGGAAATGAGGAGCGCCACACCGTGCAGGATGATTATGCCCAAGGCAATAGCCGCATTTTAGTGGCCACCAATGCCTTTGGCATGGGCATCGATCATCCCGATGTGCGTCTTGTCATTCATTTTAACATGCCGGCCAATATCGATTCGCTTTATCAAGAAATGGGCCGTGCCGGGCGCGATGGCCATCCGTCTACTTGTATTTTACTTTTTGAAAAAAGAGATAAAGGGCTGCAGGCCTATTTTATTCAAAGCTCGGACGCTCCCGCCGAAATTAAAAATTCGCGCTGGAACACACTGAATGCTCTTTTAGATTACGCCGACAGTGGCGAATGCCGCCATGGTGAAATTTTAACTTATTACCGCGATGCCCAGCGCATTAAAAGCTGCGGTCATTGCGACGTTTGCGATCCTGCGTCATCGCGTAAAATTGCAAAACCTGTTTTTGAAGCTAAAAACGAAACACGAGCTTCTGTTAAGACAAAAAAATCACGAACATCAGTTACCGATGGACCGCTCACCAATTTGGAAGAACTCCGTTTTCAACTCTTGCGCGAATGGCGCAAAAAAATGGCGGATGATTTGGACGTGCCGGCTTTTGTGGTGTTTAGCGACCGCACTTTA
- a CDS encoding DMT family transporter, whose translation MSKSRSLLYFCLVVLAWGGSFLGIHYSLEHFPPFLAAFFRSAVCFLAVAAFMIFKKLRFRYGRYSLYSAGIGMIGMGLAWIFLFWGEMYIPPALASIINSTVPIFIVILTPFLTPQDKLTPQKIIGVLVGFSGVLVIFWPNIASLSVSPSVLGMTLIFGMAASYGSSILVVRRLLKHIEPTANIFYQSIGAMIILWCVSFSLEKEAWARVDWSLHTGLLAVAYLGIVASAMAFVLFNQIIKHVGSIQAGMVTLCVPFVSIILDMIILKSFLNFYQMAGGLLILLSLGIINNLLAFSWKPREAATEK comes from the coding sequence ATGTCTAAATCCCGCTCTCTTCTTTATTTTTGTTTGGTAGTTTTAGCCTGGGGCGGGTCTTTTTTGGGTATTCATTATTCATTGGAGCATTTCCCGCCTTTTTTAGCGGCTTTTTTTAGGAGTGCCGTGTGCTTTTTAGCGGTGGCCGCCTTCATGATTTTTAAAAAACTCCGTTTTCGCTATGGCCGCTACAGCCTTTATTCGGCAGGCATTGGAATGATTGGGATGGGGCTGGCCTGGATTTTTTTATTTTGGGGCGAAATGTATATTCCGCCGGCTTTGGCCTCCATCATCAATAGTACCGTTCCCATTTTTATTGTGATTCTTACTCCATTTTTAACCCCGCAAGATAAACTCACACCGCAAAAAATCATTGGCGTGCTGGTTGGTTTTAGCGGCGTGCTGGTTATTTTTTGGCCCAATATTGCAAGCCTTAGCGTATCGCCTTCGGTTTTAGGCATGACTCTTATTTTTGGCATGGCGGCCTCATACGGCAGCAGTATTTTGGTTGTTAGGCGCCTACTTAAACACATTGAACCCACTGCCAATATTTTTTACCAGTCTATTGGTGCTATGATTATTTTATGGTGCGTTAGCTTTAGCCTTGAAAAAGAAGCTTGGGCCCGTGTGGATTGGTCGCTTCATACCGGTCTTTTAGCAGTGGCCTACCTGGGCATTGTAGCGTCGGCTATGGCCTTTGTGTTGTTTAACCAAATCATCAAGCATGTAGGCAGCATTCAGGCTGGCATGGTTACGCTGTGTGTACCTTTTGTGTCTATTATATTAGATATGATTATCCTGAAATCTTTTTTAAACTTCTATCAAATGGCCGGTGGCTTGCTCATTCTTTTGTCGCTGGGAATTATTAACAATTTATTAGCTTTTTCATGGAAACCTCGTGAAGCCGCAACAGAAAAATGA